CGGTCGCGGTATCGTAATCGGAAAAAGTGCTGACGGTAAAAAGGCTGTTACAGCGTATTTTATCATGGGCAGAAGCGTAAACAGCCGTAACCGCGTATTTGTTGAAGATGGTGACGGTATCCGCACTCAGGCGTTTGACCCGTCTAAGCTTGAGGATCCGCATCTTATCATTTACGCGCCCGTTCGTGTTCTTGGCAATAAAACCATTGTAACCAACGGCGACCAGACGGATACCATTTACGACTTGATGAATCAGCAACAGACCTTTGAACAGGCGTTGAGAACCCGTGAATTTGAGGACGACGCACCGAACTTTACACCCAGAATTTCAGGTATCATCAAAACCGACAAGGGTGGCTTTAACTACGCTATGTCCATTTTAAAGAGCGCAGACGGCAACCCTGAATCCTGTGTAAGACACACTTTTACATACAGCAATCCGTTAAATGGTGAAGGGCATTTCATTCACACCTATATGGGCGACGGGTCTCCGCTTCCATCTTTTGAAGGCGAACCCAAAAAGGTTGAAATTCCCAACTGCATTGATGAATTTACAACCGGCTTGTGGGGAGCATTGAACGAAGAAAATAAAGTTTCCTTGTTTGTTCGTTTTATCGATCTTGAAACAGGCGAAGTGAAATCTAAGATTGTAAATAAAAATAAATAATTGCGAAAGGATTTGTAGTTATGAAAGAATTTGAATTAAAATACGGCTGTAACCCCAATCAGAAGCCGGCAAAGATTTTCATGGAAGACGGAACCGAGCTTCCTATCACGATTCTGTGCGGTAAACCGGGTTACATTAACTTTTTGGATGCTTTTAACAGCTGGCAACTGGTAAAAGAAATTAAAGAAGCATTAGGTGAACCTGCAGCAACATCTTTTAAGCATGTAAGCCCCACCTCTGCGGCAATCGGTATTCCGCTCCCGGAAAAGCTGAAAAAAGCATGCTTTGTGGATGATATTGAAGGTTTAGATGATTCAAAGCTTGCATGTGCATATGCAAGAGCAAGAGGCACAGACCGTATGAGCTCTTTTGGTGACTGGATTGCCCTTTCGGATGTATGCGACGTTACAACCGCAAAGCTGATTGCACGTGAGGTTTCCGACGGTATTATTGCGCCCGGCTATGAACCTGAAGCTTTGGAAATCTTAAAAGGAAAAAGAAAAGGTAACTACAACATCGTACAGATTGACCCGGATTTTGTTCCTGATGCAATTGAAAAGAAGCAGGTGTATGGTATTACCTTC
This DNA window, taken from Clostridia bacterium, encodes the following:
- a CDS encoding IMP cyclohydrolase, yielding MKTLNIYEELKSNAYPGRGIVIGKSADGKKAVTAYFIMGRSVNSRNRVFVEDGDGIRTQAFDPSKLEDPHLIIYAPVRVLGNKTIVTNGDQTDTIYDLMNQQQTFEQALRTREFEDDAPNFTPRISGIIKTDKGGFNYAMSILKSADGNPESCVRHTFTYSNPLNGEGHFIHTYMGDGSPLPSFEGEPKKVEIPNCIDEFTTGLWGALNEENKVSLFVRFIDLETGEVKSKIVNKNK